One Hymenobacter gelipurpurascens DNA segment encodes these proteins:
- a CDS encoding malectin domain-containing carbohydrate-binding protein produces MRKLSIALALRAHALLHVLAFLLLLWAPAAVWGQTTDWTLLAPSNTPKWVGFSVMINNKMYVFSGFDNSSVHTTPKCEVYDPTTNSWTYLADMPFPVTHAGITVDGTKVYVAGGFLGGLAGDPNSDQLQIYDAATNTWSFGPKLPTRSGGNALVRVGRKLHSFGGLLDDRQTGSNAHYVLDLSNQAAGWTTAAGMPLPRCHFATANVAGKIYAMGGQTGHDGPIADVSYVHVFDPSSNTWSRLPDMPYIRSHSEPATFVQDGKVTLVGGRNGRTSAGADIVINKVTTFDPAIGSWTEQGPLPVNLFGPAAEAIGNELFVSNGGLDYATNPQTTTRKTSFPRTPNNKIGFLPGSISLSAAAGTTATKEVVLWALSGSPSYTIDTSTLPSWLSVSPSSGTIDLLGGNDLKITAAAGSLAAGTYSATITAKAAGYPDASLSVAFTVSGTKPKLLYLYGSIPPSIHDMKLSDTGDRGMSQFNQALVDVGFATAEALDASITLDAATLNNYKVLILSSNNRRFTAAEKTAVAAWVNAGGGLIAWSDAAFGWQNGGLNSSEGSSSDNDLTDQFGLHFLHDNGLGAFVLSQWAGNHYINRFIQNAGLTVEAEGASPIRTTAPATIIAYLPADKAQLNSLDGPLMPNDAALSVAKVGQGRVAGYFDRNCFWNNGDGTNINRLENRLFAQRLVLWASGVDDTPPTGTNQLPVANAGVDQAITLPTSTASLSGSGTDADGTISAYSWAQVSGPNTASFSSKSVANPTISGLVAGRYVFSLVVTDNKGASSPADQVTLTVNPAPGTAAMYRVNAGGGALTTSQGSFAADQYFAPTPGFTYSTTAAIAGTTDDALYQTERSSPSNQGTFSYALPIVNGTYTVVLHFADIYWTTTGKRLFDVSIENVKVLDNYDIIRKVGSFTATTETFTTSVSDGTLNIYFSALASDGGMDRPKVSAIEVFSFGTPPPHNAAPVVAAPIPDQTATAGAAYSYSFPAATFTDADNDALTYAAAQQGGATLPSWLSFNATTRTFSGTPPAAGSYPLQVTASDGKGGQATDAFLLTVNPAPTGGGGGVAYRLNAGSTAALSTSLGSFSADQGFSPSPGNTFSVTSPIAATTDDALYQTERYGTNGAFSYALPVASGSYTVVLHFAELYWTAAGQRVFDVSAEGQKVLTAYDIVKKVGALTATTETFS; encoded by the coding sequence ATGAGAAAGCTGTCTATTGCCCTCGCTTTACGAGCGCATGCCCTTCTGCATGTATTAGCTTTTCTGCTTTTGCTCTGGGCTCCTGCGGCCGTTTGGGGCCAAACCACTGACTGGACCTTGTTGGCTCCTTCCAACACGCCTAAGTGGGTAGGCTTCAGTGTGATGATCAACAACAAGATGTACGTGTTTTCCGGCTTCGACAATAGCTCGGTTCACACAACCCCTAAGTGCGAGGTCTACGACCCTACTACAAATAGCTGGACGTATCTGGCTGACATGCCTTTCCCGGTTACGCACGCTGGCATCACCGTTGATGGCACCAAGGTGTATGTTGCCGGTGGTTTTCTGGGGGGCCTAGCAGGAGACCCCAATTCCGATCAGCTGCAGATTTATGATGCAGCAACCAATACCTGGAGCTTCGGACCGAAGCTTCCGACCAGAAGCGGTGGAAATGCCCTGGTGCGGGTAGGCCGAAAGCTCCACTCTTTCGGGGGGCTGCTGGACGACCGCCAGACGGGCTCTAACGCCCACTATGTACTGGACCTAAGCAATCAAGCGGCCGGCTGGACCACTGCCGCCGGCATGCCACTGCCGCGGTGCCATTTTGCCACAGCTAATGTAGCCGGCAAAATCTACGCTATGGGCGGCCAGACCGGTCATGACGGCCCCATCGCCGATGTCAGCTATGTGCATGTATTCGACCCCTCATCCAACACTTGGTCTCGCCTGCCGGACATGCCTTACATCCGCTCTCACAGCGAGCCGGCTACGTTTGTGCAGGATGGCAAGGTAACCCTGGTTGGGGGCCGCAACGGCCGTACCAGCGCGGGTGCCGACATCGTGATCAATAAGGTAACCACCTTCGATCCTGCCATCGGCAGTTGGACGGAACAAGGGCCTTTGCCGGTTAATTTATTTGGCCCGGCAGCCGAGGCCATTGGCAATGAGCTCTTTGTTTCCAATGGGGGACTTGACTATGCGACCAACCCGCAGACCACTACCCGCAAAACCAGCTTTCCCCGTACGCCTAACAACAAAATCGGCTTTCTCCCGGGCAGCATTAGCTTATCCGCCGCCGCCGGAACAACGGCAACCAAAGAAGTGGTGCTGTGGGCTTTGAGCGGCAGCCCCTCCTACACCATTGACACCAGCACTCTTCCTTCCTGGTTGAGCGTGAGCCCGAGCAGCGGAACCATTGATTTGCTCGGCGGCAACGACCTGAAAATCACCGCCGCGGCGGGTTCGCTCGCGGCCGGCACCTACTCGGCCACCATCACCGCCAAAGCGGCGGGTTATCCGGATGCGAGCCTGAGTGTCGCTTTCACTGTTTCCGGGACTAAACCCAAGCTGTTGTATCTGTACGGAAGTATACCTCCGTCCATCCACGATATGAAGCTGTCGGATACCGGGGACCGGGGCATGTCGCAGTTCAACCAAGCGCTTGTAGACGTAGGCTTTGCAACCGCGGAAGCCCTGGACGCCAGCATCACCCTGGACGCGGCCACGCTGAACAACTATAAGGTATTGATCTTAAGCTCCAATAACCGGCGTTTCACGGCGGCGGAGAAAACTGCCGTGGCTGCCTGGGTTAATGCCGGTGGCGGGCTGATTGCCTGGTCAGATGCCGCCTTCGGCTGGCAGAATGGTGGACTTAACAGCTCGGAGGGCTCCTCAAGCGATAATGATCTGACAGATCAATTCGGACTGCACTTTCTGCACGATAACGGCTTAGGTGCTTTTGTGCTTAGTCAATGGGCGGGTAACCATTACATCAACAGGTTCATCCAGAATGCGGGCCTGACTGTTGAGGCCGAAGGAGCCAGCCCAATTCGTACCACCGCGCCAGCTACAATCATAGCCTACCTGCCAGCGGATAAAGCCCAGCTAAATTCCCTGGATGGTCCACTAATGCCAAATGATGCTGCTCTGTCGGTAGCAAAAGTCGGTCAGGGCCGAGTAGCCGGATATTTCGACCGGAACTGTTTCTGGAATAATGGTGATGGCACCAACATAAACAGGCTCGAAAACCGCCTATTTGCCCAACGGCTGGTGCTCTGGGCATCCGGGGTCGATGATACCCCTCCAACGGGCACCAATCAACTGCCAGTGGCGAATGCGGGCGTGGACCAGGCCATCACTTTGCCCACGAGCACGGCCAGCCTAAGCGGGTCGGGTACGGACGCGGACGGCACAATCAGCGCCTACAGCTGGGCGCAGGTCAGCGGGCCTAACACGGCTTCCTTCAGCAGTAAGTCGGTGGCCAACCCGACCATTTCGGGTCTGGTGGCCGGTCGCTACGTCTTCTCCCTGGTAGTGACCGACAACAAGGGCGCCAGCAGCCCGGCTGACCAGGTCACGCTCACCGTCAACCCTGCCCCGGGCACGGCTGCCATGTACCGCGTCAACGCCGGCGGAGGGGCCCTGACGACGTCGCAGGGCAGCTTCGCCGCTGACCAGTACTTTGCCCCCACCCCGGGCTTCACTTATTCCACTACGGCCGCCATCGCTGGCACCACTGACGACGCGCTCTACCAGACCGAGCGCAGCTCCCCCTCCAACCAAGGCACGTTCAGCTACGCCCTGCCAATCGTGAACGGTACCTACACGGTCGTGCTCCACTTTGCCGACATTTATTGGACTACCACCGGCAAGCGCCTGTTCGATGTGTCGATTGAGAACGTCAAGGTGCTCGACAACTACGACATTATTCGCAAAGTTGGTTCGTTTACGGCCACTACGGAGACCTTTACCACTTCCGTCTCCGATGGTACATTAAACATTTATTTCAGTGCCTTGGCCAGTGATGGCGGTATGGACCGACCTAAGGTTTCAGCAATTGAGGTCTTTAGCTTTGGAACGCCGCCGCCGCATAACGCGGCGCCGGTAGTGGCGGCGCCCATCCCGGACCAAACCGCCACGGCCGGGGCGGCCTACAGCTACAGCTTCCCGGCCGCCACCTTCACCGACGCCGACAACGACGCCTTAACCTACGCGGCCGCCCAGCAGGGCGGAGCCACGCTGCCGTCGTGGCTGAGCTTCAATGCTACGACGCGCACGTTCAGCGGCACGCCGCCAGCCGCCGGCAGTTACCCGCTGCAGGTGACGGCCAGCGACGGCAAGGGCGGACAGGCCACCGATGCCTTCCTGCTCACCGTTAACCCGGCGCCCACGGGTGGCGGGGGCGGCGTGGCCTACCGGCTCAACGCAGGCAGCACAGCGGCGCTGAGCACGAGCCTGGGCAGCTTCTCCGCGGACCAGGGCTTCAGCCCCAGCCCGGGCAACACCTTCTCCGTCACCTCCCCCATCGCCGCTACCACCGACGATGCGCTTTATCAAACCGAGCGCTACGGCACCAACGGTGCGTTCAGCTACGCGCTGCCGGTGGCCAGCGGCAGCTATACGGTGGTGC